The DNA window GGTTATATTGGCCTCGGTGATATTTCGGTACTCGTTTTCTTCGGCTGGCTGAGCGTCCTCGGCAGCTGGTATCTGCAAGCCCACAATGTGGAAGCGGCCATTTTTCTGCCGGCAACGGCCTGCGGTCTGCTGGCGACCGCCGTACTGAACATCAATAACCTGCGTGATATCGACAGCGACCGGCAGAACGGGAAGAACACCCTCGCCGTGCGCCTGGGGCCGGTCAATGCCCGCCGCTATCATGCCTGCCTGCTGCTCGGCGCCCTGCTGTGTCTGGCGCTGTTTAACCTGCTGGCGCTGCATTCTGCCTGGGGCTGGCTGTTTATTCTCGCCACGCCGATGCTGGTCAAACAGGCGCGTTACGTCCTGCGCGAATCCGATCCGCTGGCGATGCGGCCGATGCTCGAAAAGACGGTCAAAGGGGCTTTGCTGACCAACCTGCTGTTTGTTATCGGGATTATTGCCAGTAAGCTGGCGGCTTAACTGACAAATATCAATTAACAATTGATGATTTTGCCAACAATGCGATTCGCGGGATATACTAAAAACTCTCGCAGCAACTGAACGTTAAGCCTATGAAATACGATACTTCCGAGCTTTGTGACATCTACCAGGAAGATGTCAACGTCGTGGAACCGCTGTTCTCTAACTTTGGAGGACGGTCGTCGTTTGGTGGACAGATCATTACGGTAAAATGTTTCGAGGATAACGGGTTGCTCTACGATCTGCTCGAGCAGAATGGCCGTGGTCATATTCTCCTGATCGACGGCGGCGGCTCAGTACGACGCGCGTTAATTGACGCTGACCTGGCGCGTCTGGCCGTACAGAATGAATGGGAAGGGTTGGTGGTCTATGGCGCGGTGCGCCAGGTTGACGACCTTGAGGAACTGGATATCGGCATCCAGGCGCTGGCGGCTATTCCGGTCGGCGCGGCTGGCGAAGGCATCGGCGAAAGCGACGTGCGCGTCAATTTCGGCGGCGTGACCTTCTTCAGCGGCGACCATCTGTATGCCGATAACACCGGGATGATTCTGTCGGAAGACCCGCTGGATATCGAATAAACCTTGCGCCATAAAAAAGGCCTTCTCCATGAGAAGGCCTTTTGTTTATCCGGCGCGTAACTTAGTACAGTTTCTTCGCGCAATCCAGCCAGTCGTTCTTGAACGGACGCTTCATGTTCTCGATGGCATCGATGATGTCGTGGTGCACCAGCTTCTCGTTCTGGATGCCGACGCAACGGCCGCCATGGCCCTGCAGCAGCAGCTCAATCGCATAGGCGCCCATGCGGGAAGCCAGGATACGGTCGTAAGGAACCGGGGAACCGCCGCGCTGAATGTGGCCGAGGACGGTAGCGCGGGTTTCACGGCCGGTCTCTTTCTCGATGTAGCTTGCCAGCTCGTCAACGTCGCACATGTGCTCGGTGATCGCCACGATAGCGTGTTTCTTCCCTTTCGCGATGCCGGCTTTGATTTCCGCTACCAGATCGTCACGGGTATATTCCACTTCCGGCACCATGATGAACTCACAGCCGCCGGCAATCGCCGCCGCCAGAGTCAGGTCGCCACAGTAACGGCCCATCACTTCCACCACGGAGATACGCTGGTGCGAAGAGGAGGTGTCGCGCAGACGGTCAATCGCTTCCACCACGGTGCTCAGAGCGGTGAAGAAGCCGATGGTGTAGTCAGTGCCTTTGATATCGTTGTCGATGGTGCCCGGCAGGCCGATGCACGGGAAGCCCATCTCGGTCAGGCGCATCGCCCCCATATAGGACCCGTCACCACCGATAACCACCAGCGCGTCCAGGCCACGCTTCTTCATGTTTTCGATAGCCACTGCGCGGATGTGTTCTTCGCGGAATTCCGGGAAGCGAGCGGAGCCCAGGAAGGTGCCGCCGCGGTTGATCATGTCGGAAACGCTGTAACGGTCGAGCTGAACCATACGGTCTTCGTACAAGCCGAGGTAACCGTCATAGATTCCAAAAACTTCCAGACCTTCCGTTAATGCCGCGCGCACAACGCCACGAATTGCTGCGTTCATGCCCGGCGCATCACCGCCACTTGTCAACACACCGATTTTCTTAATCATGACTACCTCTGAACTTAGGAAGCAAAAAATAATTCTGTTGCCTGAAGCGCTCCCTCACCAGGAGTGCACGACGCTAATGACAATAGTATATCAAACGCCTCAAGCTGAATTGATTCAGGTCAGACCAAACGGCGGTAATTTATACAAAAAATGCCGAGCTGACCCACATTTTTACATCGAGTTTACAGACTATAACCTAACGCTCAAAAAAGCCCTGCTGCGCCGCCGGCACCACAGAACTGGGATCCTGATGGATAATGACATCGGAACCCGGGAAACGGCGCAGAATCGCCTGCTCCACCTGGTCTGCAATCACGTGGGCTTGCACCAGCGGGAGGTTATCTTCCATTTCCAAATGAATCTGAATAAAGCGGGTCGGCCCTGACTGCCGCGTTCGTAGATCGTGCGCCCCGCGGATGCCGGGCCATGCGGTCACGATGGTGATAATGTCCTGACGCTCCTCGTCAGGCAAAGCGCGGTCGAGTAACGACTGAACCGCCTCATAGCCCATCCGCAGCGCGCTATATAAAATATAGATGCCAATTCCTAAGGCAAACAACGCATCGGCGCGATGCCAACCGTACCAGGAGAGGCCCAGCGCCACCAGAATGGCGCCGTTCATCATAACATCAGACTGATAATGAAGCATATCCGCCCGCACCGCCTGGCTTTGGGTTTTTCGCACCACCCAGCGCTGGAAGGTCACCAGCGCCAGCGTGCTGAACAGGGCAATCAACGTGACGACAACCCCGACGCCGGCGGCCTGTAGCGGCTCCGGACGCACCAGGTGCTGAATACCGGTAAGAAACAGAAACAGCGCCGAGCCGGAGATAAACATGCTTTGCGCCAGCGCCGCCAGCGACTCCGCTTTGCCGTGGCCAAAGGTATGTTCTTCATCAGCAGGCTGCAGCGAATAGCGCACCACCAGCAGGTTGGTCAGCGAGGCGGCAATATCCACCAGCGAATCCACCAGCGCGGCCAGAATACTGACTGAACCGGTATACCACCACGCAAAAATTTTGATCAAAAGTAACGCGGAGGCCATCGCCGTCGCTGCGATAGCGGCGCGGCTGACCAACCGGCCATAAGATTGATTCATATAGGCTCCTTCTCCTGCACTGCGCTTAGTATAACCTGAACTGGTGACGCTCACGGGACAGGCGAAGAAGTTGATTTGCCGAAAAAAGGGCAAAAAAAACCCCCACATCATGTGGGGGAAGACAGGGATGGTGTCTATGGCAAGGAAAACAGGGTTTGTTACTGGGGTTGCAGGGTGTTGCTACTACTCGAAAGCATCATCGCTGAGCCTTTCTGCGTCCTTGCAACCTCACGCAACTGATCCATACGTTGCTGGTGCTTAGCATTTAAAACCGCTTGCTGCTCTGGCGTAAGCAGGTGGTACATCTGGTTGCGGACCTTAGCCATCTCGACCTGGCGAGCAACCTGTTCCTGCGCCATCTTTTCTGCCTGAGCGCGCACAGCGTTTTCATCAAAATTTTCTGCGGTGACAAGGCGATGCATTGTCTCCATTTCGCTAACATTAACGGGGAGCCTGTCGTGGCGTGCCCGTTGCATAAGATCCCGTAACTGCTGACGTTGCTGCTCGGTTAAACTTATGCCGTCAAACATATGGCTCTGGCTACCGCGCTGTCCCCCTTCGTCTCCGGGGAGCCAGTTAACGCTGGTAACGACTTCAGCGGCCTGGCTATATGCACTTAGCGCCAGCGTTGAGGCCATGACGGCAGCGATAACATTGCGCATCACATACTCCCAAAACGTTTGTGTCGCGATTCAACGAGAGACAGTCTACGATTCAGGCTGCAAACATGCGTCAGGGGGTGTAAAACAACGTAAAGTCATGGATTAGCGGGCCTTGATGACGTAATTTCTGCCTCGGAGGTATTTAAACAATGAATAAAATCCTGTTAGTTGATGATGACCGGGAGCTCACCTCCCTGTTAAAAGAGCTGCTCGATATGGAAGGTTTTAACGTGCTGGTGGCCCATGATGGGGAACAGGCGCTGGCCCTTCTGGACGACAGCATTGATTTATTGCTGCTCGACGTAATGATGCCGAAGAAAAACGGTATCGATACGCTTAAAGAGCTGCGTCAGACACACCAGACTCCGGTTATCATGCTAACAGCGCGCGGGAGCGAGCTGGATCGCGTTCTCGGCCTCGAGCTGGGCGCAGATGACTATTTGCCTAAGCCGTTCAACGATCGCGAACTGGTGGCGCGTATACGCGCGATTCTGCGCCGTTCCCACTGGAGCGAACAGCAGCAGACGACCGAAGCCGGCTCGCCGACCCTGGAAGTGGATGCCTTAAGCCTCAATCCGGGCCGTCAGGAAGCCAATTTCGATGGCCAGACGCTGGAGCTCACCGGCACCGAGTTCACCCTGCTCTATCTGTTAGCGCAGCATCTCGGCCAGGTGGTGTCACGCGAACATTTAAGCCAGGAAGTGTTAGGCAAGCGCCTGACGCCGTTCGACCGCGCCATCGATATGCATATTTCCAACCTGCGGCGTAAGCTGCCGGAGCGCAAAGATGGCCATCCGTGGTTTAAAACGCTGCGTGGCCGCGGGTATCTGATGGTTTCCGCTTCATGATTGGAAGTTTGACTGCACGCATCTTCGCCATCTTCTGGCTCACGCTGGCGCTGGTGTTGATGCTGGTGCTGATGCTGCCCAAACTGGACTCTCGGCAGATGACCGAGCTGCTGGAAAGCGAGCAGCGTCAAGGCATCATGATCGAGCAGCACGTCGAGGCCGAGCTGGCCAACGATCCGCCAAACGACCTGATGTGGTGGCGTCGTCTGTTTCGCGCCATCGATAAATGGGCGCCTCCGGGTCAGCGCCTGCTGTTGGTCACCAGCGAAGGCCGCGTGATCGGCGCAGAACGCAACGAGATGCAGATCATTCGCAACTTTATCGGCCAGGCCGATAACGCCGATCATCCGCAGAAAAAACGCTATGGCCGCCTGGAAATGGTGGGCCCGTTCTCCGTCAGGGATGGGGAGGATAACTATCAGCTGTATCTGATCCGTCCCGCCAGCACCTCACAATCCGACTTTATCAACCTGCTGTTTGACCGGCCGCTGCTGCTGCTGATCGTCACAATGCTGGTTAGCGCCCCGCTGCTGCTGTGGCTGGCGTGGAGCCTGGCGAAACCGGCGCGTAAGCTGAAAAATGCCGCTGACGAGGTCGCCCAGGGCAACCTGCGGCAGCATCCGGAGCTGGAAGCCGGACCGCAGGAGTTTTTAGCCGCTGGCGCCAGCTTTAACCAGATGGTGACGGCCCTGGAGCGGATGATGACCAGCCAGCAACGGCTGCTGTCCGATATCTCGCACGAGCTGCGCACGCCGCTCACGCGCCTGCAGCTGGGCACCGCCCTGCTGCGCCGCCGCAGCGGTGAGAGCAAAGAGCTGGAGCGTATCGAAACTGAAGCGCACCGGCTGGACAGCATGATCAACGACCTGCTGGTGATGTCGCGCAATCAGGCGAAAAACGCCCTGGTGAGCGAGACGGTTAAAGCCAATCAGCTGTGGGGCGAAGTGCTGGACAACGCGGCGTTTGAAGCCGAGCAGATGGGTAAATCGTTCACCGTTGAGTATCCGCCGGGTCCGTGGCCGCTGTACGGTAACCCCAATGCGCTGGAAAGCGCGCTGGAGAATATCGTCCGCAACGCCCTGCGCTACTCGCACACGAAGATTTCCGTCAGCTTCTCAGTGGATAAAGACGGGATTACGGTTAACGTCGATGACGACGGCCCGGGAGTCAGCCCGGAGGATCGCGAGCAGATTTTCCGGCCATTCTACCGGACCGACGAGGCGCGCGACCGCGAGTCCGGCGGCACCGGCCTGGGGCTGGCGATTGTCGAAACCGCTATTCAGCAGCACCGTGGCTGGGTGAAGGCCGACGACAGCCCGCTGGGCGGTCTGCGCTTAACCCTCTGGCTGCCGCTGTATAAACGGACCTGACGCTGACCCGGCCTGCGTTGCGCCGGGTTACCGCCAGGAACGGTCAGGTCGCCCGGGTAAGGCGCTTGCGCCGCTACCCGGGAGACGCTGCGGAAAGCGCCAATATGGGGGAATTATTTCCCCCACAATCGCCGTGAATTATCCTCGATCTTGCCGCTTAAACGGCGCTTCTGCATGGTTCGACTCCAGCTTACCGACAGGCCCGCTGCCGACAATAAGCGGTGGTACTGATCGTCATCAAACGGCATCTGCCAGGCAATCGCCCCGGCCTCATGGACGCTGACATCGCTCAGGCGAGAGACCAGTTCGAGCGGCGCATCGCTGGAGACTTGCCCCCCGGCGATCACCCGGTACAACCAGCCGGTCTTCCCGCTGTTTTGCATCAGCTGCGCCATATCACCGATCGCAAAATGAAAGTTGAGCTTGAAGCACGGAGAGCGCGGCTGGGTGACCTGGATCAGCGCCTCGCCCCAGCGAAAGATATCGCCAATGTAGACGTTTTGTTCGGTGAGGCCGGTGGTGGAGAGGTTTTCGCCGAACGCCGGGGCGCAGAACCGATCGGCCTGCTGGGGAAATTCACGGATCCAGTCGGCATAGTGTTCGCGCGGATAGTGACACAGCGCGCGGTCCGGCCCGCCGTGTATTTTCTTCTCTGCCTGCTCATCCCCTTCGAGACCGAGATCGCCGAGCTGCAACTCGCCGTCAACCTGGATTTTGCCGATCGCGCTGGGACGACTGCCCGTGTAGTCCCTGATTTTGCCGACAAAGACATTCACCGGATAATGCATGTCTGCTCTCCTTGCTACCGATATAAAAAAAGCGAGCCATCAGACTCGCTTCTCTCTTAGCACATTGCAACCTTATTTTTTGGCGGCAAAACGCGCTGCAGCTTCGTCCCAGTTCACCACGTCCCAGAAGGCTTTGATGTAGTCCGGGCGACGGTTCTGGAATTTCAGGTAGTAAGCGTGTTCCCACACGTCCAGACCCAGGATTGGGAAGCCGGAAGCGCCGGAAATGGCTTCGCCCATCAGCGGGGAATCCTGGTTTGCGGTGGAGACAACGGCCAGTTTGTCACCTTTCAGGACCAGCCACGCCCAGCCGGAACCGAAACGGGTCGCAGCGGCTTTTTCGAATTCCGCTTTGAAGTTGTCCACAGAGCCGAAATCGCGCTCGATAGCCGCTTTCAGGTCGCCCTGCAGGGTGGTACCGGTTTTCAGGCCTTTCCAGAACAGGCTGTGGTTCGCGTGGCCGCCGGCGTTGTTACGCAGTACGGTTTTTTTGTCAGCCGGCAGCTGATCCAGCTTGGTGATCAGCTCTTCAGCGGACAGGTTAGCGAACTCCGGCAGGCTTTCCAGCGCGGCGTTGGCATTGTTCACGTAGGTCTGATGGTGTTTGGTGTGATGGATCTCCATCGTCTGCTTGTCGAAGTGCGGTTCCAGAGCATCGTAAGCGTACGGCAGGGATGGCAGGGTATAGCTCATAATCATCTCCATTATTGTCGAGCGGCTCAAGTGTTAACGCCGCGTAAGCAGTTTGTCCATTATAGTTAATTAAATGGTATTGAAAATGCTTATCAATGCCGTATTTTTCATATGGATATAACCAGAAGAAATACCCGTCGTTTTGTGATGTAGAACAACTAATTAAGCCCATGGTTGCCAGAGTTCGCCATCCTGTGGCAACGTCCTGAAGGCGGCCAAAGCGGCTAATTTTTACACTCATCGCATCGGAAGCCGCCGTCTCCGATAAAAAAAGATGAGGATAAAATCAATGAACCACGCGATTACGATGGGTATTTTTTGGCATTTGATAGGGGCCGCCAGTGCCGCCTGTTTCTATGCCCCGTTCAAGAAAGTAAAACACTGGTCGTGGGAAACCATGTGGTCGGTCGGGGGGATCGTCTCCTGGCTGATCCTGCCCTGGGCCATCAGCGCCACCCTGTTACCCGATTTCTGGGCCTACTACCGCTCCTTTAACGCCTCCACGCTGCTGCCGGTCTTTCTGTTCGGCGCCATGTGGGGCATCGGTAATATCAACTATGGCCTGACCATGCGCTATCTCGGCATGTCGATGGGGATTGGCATCGCCATTGGCATCACGCTGATTGTCGGTACGCTGATGACGCCGATTATTAACGGTCAGTTTTCGGTGCTGATGCACACCCAGGGCGGTCAAATGACGCTGCTCGGCGTGCTGGTGGCGGTGGTTGGCGTTGGCATCGTCACCCGCGCGGGTCAGCTGAAAGAGCGCAAAATGGGCATCAAAGCCGAAGAGTTCAATCTGAAGAAAGGGCTTCTGCTGGCGGTGATGTGCGGTATCTTCTCGGCAGGGATGTCGTTCGCGATGAACGCCGCCAAACCGATGCATGATGCCGCCGCGGCGCTCGGCATCGACCCGTTATATGCGGCGCTGCCAAGCTACGTGGTGATTATGGGCGGCGGGGCGCTGGTCAACCTTGGCTTCTGCTTTATTCGTCTGGCGAAAGTGAAGAACCTGTCCGTCAAAGCCGATTTCTCACTGGCCAAACCGCTCATCATCAGCAACCTGCTGCTTTCCGCCCTCGGCGGCCTGATGTGGTATCTCCAGTTCTTCTTCTATGCCTGGGGCCACGCCAGCATTCCGGCGCAGTATGACTATATGAGCTGGATGCTGCACATGAGTTTCTACGTACTGTGCGGCGGTCTGGTGGGTCTGGTGCTGAAAGAGTGGAACAACGCCGGTCGTCGTCCGGTGAGCGTCCTGAGCCTCGGCTGCGTGGTGATCATCATCGCCGCCAACATCGTCGGTCTGGGAATGGCCAGTTAAGCACCGGATCATCTGCCTGACAAAGACGATCTTCAGGCGGCGGCGCGACTGCGCTGCCGCCACTGCCCCGGCGACATGCCGATTTCCCGGCTGAACACCACCGAAAAGTAGTTACTGTCCTCAAAGCCGCACTGCATGGCGATATCGCCGATTAAGCGCTCGGTATGCTGCAACAGATACTGCGCATGGCAGATCCGTAGCTGGCGTAAATAGTGATTGATGGTCATGCCGGTTTGCTGGCGAAATTGCTGCCGTAGCGCCCGCTCGCTGCCGCCCTCCTGCTCGCAGAAACGCTCCAGGACAAAGGGTCGGCTCAGGCTGGCCGCCAGCGCGGCCAGCAGTTTGTCCAACAGCGCTTCGCGCTGCGTTGCCGCCAGATTATCCGTTGCGTAGCGATGGCGCTGGAGGGTCAGCGCCAGCTGAGCAAACAGCAGCTCGGCCATCGCATTCCCCTGCGCATCGTGCCGGGAACACTCATGCTCAAGCTGGCTAATTACCTGGCGCGCCTGCGCCATACCGGTGCTGCCCATGCGCCAGTGGGGCTTCCACGGCGTGCCGAAGAGGCCAGGGATCGCCCCCGCCCAGTCGAAATTGAGCTGCAGCCGCTCCGGGCAATAGATGATGTTCTGCAGAACCAGATCGTTAACGGAAGCATAGGAGTGTTTATCTTCGGCGCGAATATAGAACAGATCGCCACGGGTAATGCGCCAGGGACGGTCGTTGAGAACGTGCAGCCCGTTGCCCCGCCACACCAGCACCAGCTCGCAGAACTCATGAGTGTGTTCAGCGAAGACGTTTTGCGGGTAGCGGTCGGCCACCGCCACCGCCTGCGTGGCGGAAGGGAAAAACTCCTCTTTACGTAGAATCAGACCGGCCACGGCTCACACTCCCAACGCGGATAACGGCGCATTATTCGCGTTTTTGGTCCGCAATACGTTGACTCCTCTCGCGTTACTGAAGAATAGCGTCGCGCCCCTGGCGGATATCGCGCGGCGACCAGGAAAACTCGCGGCGAAAAAGCGTCGAAAAGTGGTTACTGTCGCCGAATCCGCAGCGATAGGCGATATCAGTCACGCTTTCATCGCTGTGGCGCAGCAGGTGGCGGGCTTTCATCAGGCGCACCCGGTTGAGATAGCGCTGCGGCGTCAGGCCGGTCTGCTGCTTCAGCTGGCGGTGTAGAGTACGCAGCGACAGCGAAAACTGCGCCGCCACCTCCTCCCAGCAGATCTCCTGCGCAAAATGGTCTTCCAGCCAGGCCAGCAGCTGATTCAGCCGCGCATCGTTGTTGGTGGCCTCTTCCGCAAGGCTGCTTTTCCGCAGCAGCACCAGCAGCTGCATAAACAGGATCTCACGGCTGGCGACGGCATGGGTATCCGTTTCGCTCCCCATGGCCTCCATCTGCGCCACGATATGCCGCACCTGCTGCAGGACCGTCTGGTTCACTCGCCAGTGCGACGGGTAGTTGCCCTCCTGCTCCTGGGGCAGCAGCTGGCTGACCCCGGCGAGAAAACGAAACGCATCCGGCGCGCGATAGAGCACGTTGGTCAGACACAGATTGTCCGTGTGCTCGTAAAGATGCCGGTCGTGATCGCGAATAAAGCAGACCGATCCGCCGCCAATGGTATAGGGCTGGCCATTGAAGACGTGAATGCCCGTGCCCTGCTCCACGATGACAATTTCATGGAAATCATGGTGATGCTCCGGAAAGGCCGACTGAGGGAGGCGGGGTTCAATAGCCACCGTCGAGATCCCGGCCTTAAAGAAATCCGTACTGTGCAATATGGTCATGATGCCACCCTCGTAATGAGAAAAATTATCAGTCACCGGCTGATAGTAATGAAGGGTTGGCTATCCGGCCTTCAATTTTTGACCGCGAAATTCGTAAATCCTGCCGCTTTTTCAAGAATCAGCCGGAAAGATGCGGAACTGCGGACCCCATCACATCCTCCTCACCACCGCCCAAAACCGCAATTTGTGATTTTCCTCACGGTCACCTTTGCTTTCTTGCCAGCGGCCAGTTTCGGCTGTCCGTAGCGAGAAGGTGTTAGTCAGCGCCCTTTTTTAGACTGCGGACAATGATTTTAAGAAGGGTCGTTCCATGAGTATTCGTCATTGTGTCGCCGTCGATTTAGGCGCCTCCAGCGGGCGGATCATGCTCGCCAGCTATCAGTCCGGGCCGCGCGCCCTGACGCTGCGTGAAATTCATCGCTTCACCAACAGCCTGCAGAAGGTGGATGGCTTCGACTGCTGGGATCTCGATAGCCTCGAAGGCGAGATCCGCCGCGGGCTGGAGAAAGTGTGTGAGCAGGGCATCCTGATCGACAGCATCGGCATCGATACCTGGGGCGTGGATTATGTCCTGCTGGATAAGCAGGGTCAGCGCGTCGGGCTGCCGGTCTCCTATCGTGACGATCGCACCCAGGGCCTGCTACGTCACGCTGAAGAACAGCTGGGCCGGGCGGAGATCTATCGCCGCAGCGGCATTCAGTTTCTGCCGTTTAACACCCTTTATCAGCTGCGCGCCCTGGTGGAGCAGCAGCCGGAGCTGGTCAGTCAGGCCGCCCATGCCCTGCTGATCCCCGACTATTTCAGCTTCCGCCTGACCGGCAATCTGAACTGGGAATATACCAACGCCACCACCACCCAGCTGGTCAACATCCACAGCGATAGCTGGGATGAGACGCTGCTGAACTGGACCGGCGCGCCGCGCGAATGGTTCGGTGCGCCGACGCATCCCGGCAACGTTATCGGCCACTGGATTTGTCCGCAGGGCAATAACATCCCGGTGGTCGCCGTCGCCAGCCACGACACCGCCAGCGCGGTGATCGCCTCCCCGCTGGCCGACCGCCACGCCGCCTATCTCTCCTCCGGGACCTGGTCGCTGATGGGGTTTGAAAGCCTGACCCCGTACACCTGCGACGCGGCGCTGCAGGCCAATATCACCAACGAAGGCGGGGCCGAAGGCCGCTATCGGGTGCTGAAAAATATTATGGGCCTGTGGCTGCTGCAGCGGGTGCTAAAAGAGCAAAACGTCAGCGACCTGCAGGGGCTAATCGCGCGCACCGCCGCGCTGCCGGCGTGCCGCTTCATCATTGACTGCAATGACGACCGCTTTATCAACCCGGCCAGTATGAGCGCCGAGATCCAGGCCGCCTGCCGCG is part of the Klebsiella quasipneumoniae subsp. quasipneumoniae genome and encodes:
- the sodA gene encoding superoxide dismutase [Mn], with protein sequence MSYTLPSLPYAYDALEPHFDKQTMEIHHTKHHQTYVNNANAALESLPEFANLSAEELITKLDQLPADKKTVLRNNAGGHANHSLFWKGLKTGTTLQGDLKAAIERDFGSVDNFKAEFEKAAATRFGSGWAWLVLKGDKLAVVSTANQDSPLMGEAISGASGFPILGLDVWEHAYYLKFQNRRPDYIKAFWDVVNWDEAAARFAAKK
- the fieF gene encoding CDF family cation-efflux transporter FieF (FieF, a metal efflux transporter, is a member of the CDF (cation diffusion facilitator) family of transporters.); translated protein: MNQSYGRLVSRAAIAATAMASALLLIKIFAWWYTGSVSILAALVDSLVDIAASLTNLLVVRYSLQPADEEHTFGHGKAESLAALAQSMFISGSALFLFLTGIQHLVRPEPLQAAGVGVVVTLIALFSTLALVTFQRWVVRKTQSQAVRADMLHYQSDVMMNGAILVALGLSWYGWHRADALFALGIGIYILYSALRMGYEAVQSLLDRALPDEERQDIITIVTAWPGIRGAHDLRTRQSGPTRFIQIHLEMEDNLPLVQAHVIADQVEQAILRRFPGSDVIIHQDPSSVVPAAQQGFFER
- the rhaT gene encoding L-rhamnose/proton symporter RhaT, with the translated sequence MNHAITMGIFWHLIGAASAACFYAPFKKVKHWSWETMWSVGGIVSWLILPWAISATLLPDFWAYYRSFNASTLLPVFLFGAMWGIGNINYGLTMRYLGMSMGIGIAIGITLIVGTLMTPIINGQFSVLMHTQGGQMTLLGVLVAVVGVGIVTRAGQLKERKMGIKAEEFNLKKGLLLAVMCGIFSAGMSFAMNAAKPMHDAAAALGIDPLYAALPSYVVIMGGGALVNLGFCFIRLAKVKNLSVKADFSLAKPLIISNLLLSALGGLMWYLQFFFYAWGHASIPAQYDYMSWMLHMSFYVLCGGLVGLVLKEWNNAGRRPVSVLSLGCVVIIIAANIVGLGMAS
- the pfkA gene encoding 6-phosphofructokinase, whose product is MIKKIGVLTSGGDAPGMNAAIRGVVRAALTEGLEVFGIYDGYLGLYEDRMVQLDRYSVSDMINRGGTFLGSARFPEFREEHIRAVAIENMKKRGLDALVVIGGDGSYMGAMRLTEMGFPCIGLPGTIDNDIKGTDYTIGFFTALSTVVEAIDRLRDTSSSHQRISVVEVMGRYCGDLTLAAAIAGGCEFIMVPEVEYTRDDLVAEIKAGIAKGKKHAIVAITEHMCDVDELASYIEKETGRETRATVLGHIQRGGSPVPYDRILASRMGAYAIELLLQGHGGRCVGIQNEKLVHHDIIDAIENMKRPFKNDWLDCAKKLY
- the rraA gene encoding ribonuclease E activity regulator RraA, translating into MKYDTSELCDIYQEDVNVVEPLFSNFGGRSSFGGQIITVKCFEDNGLLYDLLEQNGRGHILLIDGGGSVRRALIDADLARLAVQNEWEGLVVYGAVRQVDDLEELDIGIQALAAIPVGAAGEGIGESDVRVNFGGVTFFSGDHLYADNTGMILSEDPLDIE
- the rhaR gene encoding HTH-type transcriptional activator RhaR, translating into MAGLILRKEEFFPSATQAVAVADRYPQNVFAEHTHEFCELVLVWRGNGLHVLNDRPWRITRGDLFYIRAEDKHSYASVNDLVLQNIIYCPERLQLNFDWAGAIPGLFGTPWKPHWRMGSTGMAQARQVISQLEHECSRHDAQGNAMAELLFAQLALTLQRHRYATDNLAATQREALLDKLLAALAASLSRPFVLERFCEQEGGSERALRQQFRQQTGMTINHYLRQLRICHAQYLLQHTERLIGDIAMQCGFEDSNYFSVVFSREIGMSPGQWRQRSRAAA
- the cpxA gene encoding envelope stress sensor histidine kinase CpxA, whose protein sequence is MIGSLTARIFAIFWLTLALVLMLVLMLPKLDSRQMTELLESEQRQGIMIEQHVEAELANDPPNDLMWWRRLFRAIDKWAPPGQRLLLVTSEGRVIGAERNEMQIIRNFIGQADNADHPQKKRYGRLEMVGPFSVRDGEDNYQLYLIRPASTSQSDFINLLFDRPLLLLIVTMLVSAPLLLWLAWSLAKPARKLKNAADEVAQGNLRQHPELEAGPQEFLAAGASFNQMVTALERMMTSQQRLLSDISHELRTPLTRLQLGTALLRRRSGESKELERIETEAHRLDSMINDLLVMSRNQAKNALVSETVKANQLWGEVLDNAAFEAEQMGKSFTVEYPPGPWPLYGNPNALESALENIVRNALRYSHTKISVSFSVDKDGITVNVDDDGPGVSPEDREQIFRPFYRTDEARDRESGGTGLGLAIVETAIQQHRGWVKADDSPLGGLRLTLWLPLYKRT
- the yiiM gene encoding 6-hydroxyaminopurine reductase, which codes for MHYPVNVFVGKIRDYTGSRPSAIGKIQVDGELQLGDLGLEGDEQAEKKIHGGPDRALCHYPREHYADWIREFPQQADRFCAPAFGENLSTTGLTEQNVYIGDIFRWGEALIQVTQPRSPCFKLNFHFAIGDMAQLMQNSGKTGWLYRVIAGGQVSSDAPLELVSRLSDVSVHEAGAIAWQMPFDDDQYHRLLSAAGLSVSWSRTMQKRRLSGKIEDNSRRLWGK
- the cpxR gene encoding envelope stress response regulator transcription factor CpxR: MNKILLVDDDRELTSLLKELLDMEGFNVLVAHDGEQALALLDDSIDLLLLDVMMPKKNGIDTLKELRQTHQTPVIMLTARGSELDRVLGLELGADDYLPKPFNDRELVARIRAILRRSHWSEQQQTTEAGSPTLEVDALSLNPGRQEANFDGQTLELTGTEFTLLYLLAQHLGQVVSREHLSQEVLGKRLTPFDRAIDMHISNLRRKLPERKDGHPWFKTLRGRGYLMVSAS
- the cpxP gene encoding cell-envelope stress modulator CpxP produces the protein MRNVIAAVMASTLALSAYSQAAEVVTSVNWLPGDEGGQRGSQSHMFDGISLTEQQRQQLRDLMQRARHDRLPVNVSEMETMHRLVTAENFDENAVRAQAEKMAQEQVARQVEMAKVRNQMYHLLTPEQQAVLNAKHQQRMDQLREVARTQKGSAMMLSSSSNTLQPQ
- the menA gene encoding 1,4-dihydroxy-2-naphthoate polyprenyltransferase, which gives rise to MTDISRSQAWLESLRPKTLPLAFAAIIVGTVLAWEQGHFDPWVALLALITAGLLQILSNLANDYGDAVKGSDKPDRIGPLRGMQKGVITPQQMKRALIVTVALICLFGLALLCVAWQSVGDFIGFLALGGLSIVAAITYTVGTRPYGYIGLGDISVLVFFGWLSVLGSWYLQAHNVEAAIFLPATACGLLATAVLNINNLRDIDSDRQNGKNTLAVRLGPVNARRYHACLLLGALLCLALFNLLALHSAWGWLFILATPMLVKQARYVLRESDPLAMRPMLEKTVKGALLTNLLFVIGIIASKLAA